A stretch of Coccidioides posadasii str. Silveira chromosome 2, complete sequence DNA encodes these proteins:
- a CDS encoding uncharacterized protein (EggNog:ENOG410PGAS~COG:B,K~BUSCO:5529at33183) yields MATSTAPTNGKGKRSKRDGGGREKRGAKRQELDDGSLSYSKKVTSSASSTAIPSSELSMSMPIPLADPRSIDVLPPRPRQLNPVFTRHSDVLKQSWPFFEVADKVSNRNGFRYTYAVADPGFPHILYRQTDVPPYHSRFSFEDSPSSIAFTKSGLAVSTNDPWHSARANICAREGTYYYEARVISGIVPSKNALPGPSPRGNVRLGFARREADLDVNVGVDCYGYGIRDVNGEVVNRMRCEYFFPKDEAINEGDVIGMLITLPPLGLHKKVVAGTYDPAVDGDRSDPSSHSNCASQPASINFIRDRIPFHLKSDFLYQQSHIFPSKHLRDYAFNLKETPTYGPPSPGNAEDPSLRTLPGSSITIYKNGVRMGTPFTNLYAFLPPASRATQLSNNLGIGERENADDGMIGYYPMVSCHNGGAVECRFEEPWWIGPPIQDFPDAKPFGERFNDQIVEDVVADIVDEIEAMFMGWSVTEALAGLKNIAGGGTGNGTAAGSATGTPRAQSVAGDIRMQIDGAGGTPAPVDS; encoded by the exons ATGGCAACTAGCACTGCACCCACCAATGGAAAAGGTAAACGATCCAAACGCGACGGTGGCGGCCGCGAGAAACGCGGCGCAAAGAGACAGGAGCTGGACGATGGCAGCCTTTCTTACAGCAAGAAGGTGACCTCGTCGGCTTCCAGCACAGCAATTCCATCGTCTGAACTATCGATGTCCATGCCCATTCCACTAGCAGACCCACGATCAATTGACGTATTGCCCCCAAGACCGCGACAGCTGAACCCCGTCTTCACCAGGCATTCCGACGTGCTAAAGCAGTCCTGGCCTTTCTTCGAGGTTGCAGACAA AGTGAGCAACCGGAACGGGTTTAGATACACTTACGCGGTCGCGGACCCTGGATTCCCACATATCCTCTACCGCCAGACCGATGTCCCTCCATATCACTCGAGATTCAGCTTTGAAGACTCTCCTTCATCAATTGCATTTACAAAAAGTGGGTTAGCGGTTAGCACAAACGACCCGTGGCATTCAGCCCGCGCCAATATTTGCGCGCGTGAAGGCACTTATTACTACGAAGCTCGGGTTATTAGCGGTATTGTCCCGAGTAAAAATGCTCTTCCCGGTCCGTCGCCTCGGGGTAACGTAAGGCTGGGGTTTGCGCGTCGGGAGGCAGACTTAGATGTCAACGTTGGCGTGGATTGCTACGGATACGGAATCCGGGACGTTAACGGCGAGGTTGTGAACCGCATGAGATGCGAGTATTTCTTTCCTAAGGATGAAGCTATAAATGAAGGAGACGTGATAGGAATGCTAATCACACTGCCACCGCTGGGCCTACACAAGAAAGTCGTGGCCGGAACGTATGACCCGGCAGTGGACGGCGACAGATCTGATCCTTCATCACACAGCAATTGCGCATCCCAACCAGCCTCCATCAATTTTATTCGGGATCGCATACCTTTCCACCTGAAATCAGACTTCCTTTACCAACAAAGTCACATCTTCCCGTCCAAACACCTCCGAGACTATGCTTTTAACCTCAAAGAAACACCAACATACGGCCCACCATCACCCGGAAACGCAGAGGACCCTTCTCTACGCACTCTTCCCGGATCTAGCATAACAATTTACAAGAATGGAGTCCGAATGGGTACTCCGTTCACTAACCTCTATGCCTTCCTCCCACCGGCTTCACGCGCCACCCAGCTATCGAACAATCTTGGGATCGGCGAAAGAGAAAACGCAGATGACGGGATGATCGGGTATTATCCCATGGTGAGCTGCCATAACGGCGGAGCGGTAGAATGCCGATTTGAAGAACCATGGTGGATTGGTCCGCCGATACAGGATTTCCCAGATGCTAAGCCGTTCGGGGAGAGATTCAATGATCAAATCGTGGAGGATGTGGTGGCTGATATTGTGGATGAGATTGAAGCTATGTTTATGGGCTGGAGTGTAACCGAAGCTTTGGCTGGGTTGAAGAATATCGCTGGAGGTGGAACAGGAAATGGTACCGCGGCTGGCAGTGCGACGGGAACGCCGAGAGCGCAGTCTGTGGCGGGCGATATCCGAATGCAAATAGATGGAGCTGGTGGGACACCAGCTCCGGTGGATAGTTGA